The Helicoverpa zea isolate HzStark_Cry1AcR chromosome 4, ilHelZeax1.1, whole genome shotgun sequence genome segment atatttgttgtattttacAAACTAAAGTGTTCTTCCTTATTAATAATTGATGTTATTAAATTGATTGGGGCCTTTACGGATCGGCAGCATTGGAGGAAGGATTATAAATAACAGCTGATTCGAAATTGGAGACTgttgagaacaaaattactttgAAATGTGTTAGTAAGCTCTCAGTTCGATTGATATTGAGTCTGCGTCCATAGACATGTGTTATACAGTCGACTTTGCAACGACAAGATTTcacatattgaaaataaattactatCTTTAATGGcctataaatatattatcaCTTTGCTTTAATCTATGAATGCAGACTCAATGCATGCAAAGTTCTCTTAGAGATATGTATGTGATAGTAATGATTAGcgttttagagttctgatattTGTGTATATTATGTGATTGATTTTTGTTACATTGTTTTTAATGGGTTATTGTGATGCGAGGTTAAAATTATTCCATATCATTGATCATTGATATATCCATATTTATTATCTTTCCTTACACATACTGTGTCTGCTTGGGGATTGTATAAAGTCCGCCAAATAATAAATTGCTATATAAGTCGAGAGTTGTTTGGAATGCCCAAACATCgcaattttttcaaaataaagtctCCAGAAAAGTTTCAAATAGCAAGATTACTGTCTATAAGAACCTGTTTTGGTAATGCGCAATATTGTAAtgatattgaaattatttcctaTATTGAGTGTAGTACTCATTGtggtaataatttaaatagttttacatTTTCACTATTAACAGTAAACCGATTTTATCTCTGGTAATGATAAATAGATCTGATCACTGTTTTCCTTGTAACTCGACAAATATGAAGATAATCCTGAGTTTGATGTTGCGTGTATTAAAGCAGATACTTAtacatttatatgtataaccAGTGCATGAGTGATAAGTTAATGTTTACTTGGCGCAAATCTATGAAATGTTTTACTAAAACCGGTATCGAGAATTTATCTCTACTGTTTTATCAGCGGTAGTGATTCCAGTAAAAACATTGATGGTATGCTTCGCCACAGTGGATGTCGTTTATGATTTCAGTGCGTTTCAGTACTGCAGTTTACATTGAAGTGTGTTAATTCATGTGTATTAGTGTGCGAGTCTCgtcaattaaatgttttttcactttattttcTATATGTAACAATATGTAAGAAAAGATGATATGATTGTATTGCTAGTAGATAGATTGTAAGTAGGACTAACCAATTcgtaaaatgttatatttatattatataattttgtttcattcaAAACTCCTAATGTTTTGTTATCTGAACAATTTTCCAtaacataattatgtctatGTTTGGCAAAAATTTTACTGTAGTTGTAATCTCGTATTTTATggtataattttcattataattaatattatcagGAAAAAACTGAACTGCGACAGTAAACAAGACATGGCataaaaacagtttatttagCCAAACTTGGCTTTTTGATGATGAGAATGAAAGGGATAGTAAAACGATTGACATCCTCACGAACACTTCCTTATCGCCTACTACTGTGATAGACATTTCAATGttctaaaatacctatattatggCTATTCCAGAGACAATTTAATAACTATCTCCAATAAATTGTCGATTTGTGAAGTTTTATGAAACATAGTAAGCTATCCTAATTTGGTTTGTGCAGTCCAAAAGTACCATGTCAAAATTCTAAGCACCAACGAAAACATGCTTCATTATTACGACGAATATGTAGTTTAGATACGAAAATCTTTGAATGAATAATATCATTTAGTCAACAGTAAAAGCTCGTTATTGAATTACTACTTTTGCTGTTGGCTGTACTATAATTTTTGGCCTACTACGAATTCTAAGGCTATTTCGGTATCGTtcgtgtttataaatatttttgtcggGTATAGTATTGTAACTTACTGAAATAGTGATAAATATTGAATCGACAGTACCTATTAATCCACTGATCAGTCGAATGTGTATTTCTATTTGAGGAGATCGTCTAGAGTTGGCCTccgaattttgtaaaaatgtattcacctgcttttgaatttaaatcagttatttaatcatttaatctTGTACCCTTTCGCATCCACTACAAAACGTGCCAGAAACAGTTGCAATAGATAACTATTTACACTGATTCTGTTTATATACAGTAAGAAATTTCATTACTATTAGGATTGAAGATATcctatcaaaaaatataattaaattatttaattcgaATTCAATTATGTACCGTTGATTTCACGTAGTCAATGTAATCATCGTTAACAAATTCGATAACAGTCTCTAAAACATGTGCAATAGTAATGAAAGCtaagatgaaaaaatatttataaaattgtgtaccttacctaattaattttacttcatcaatgaaatgaaaaatcttAAGTAGCACCCTAGAATACGTTCTAGTTCTAGCATTTAGATTATGtccaaaattatatttcatagtttcttatgtaaaatatcaacaaatataaaaaaataaacgaattttTAAGTATTGGAATAACTAAACTTTGGAGGTGAAAGGGTTGCGACtattaattatacattttatttccacTGCACATAAAGCTTTAAAATGAATAACGCCCGCTGCAGAATAATTAGGTGAATCAATTTGCCATCCAGGATTCTACATTTTGGAACTGTATattgaaaactgttttttacaaaattaataatataatttagattttacatacataatatatacctatttacttaTAAGTTTAAAGATTATATAAGTGAGATTATTGATCGcgttatttttgtattcaagTCAATAATACAATATTATCATTATAATGCAAAATATTCTGAGTTgcaattttatgtaaaactaaATATCATTAAATGATCTCAAGAGTGAATATAAACTTAAGGTATAATTCAAATGTTTGTTTGATAGTTTTTTAGACTTCATAATAATGTATAACTAAAGTCAATAGCAGCCAAATTGgaaaacttacataaaattagtGAACACTCAGTCGCCATTTTATAAGTGTAATAGTAGAACGTTTTAATAAGTGTTAATAAACAAACTATcaatgaaaatgattttttcttacctacaaaaaaactaactttcttacctacacattttaatttactagcttccggTAGCAGTTTCATCCGCCTCTTgcttgagggaactacttcatTTAACTGCATTAATCTGATTTATAAGCTGCAGTAGTATACTGCAGTTTAATCAAAATCCGTAAAGCCGTTTGTGCGTGAGAAAAAACAACACACAACTTTTGCCTGTATTCTGAATGATAAAAAACAACCGCTTTGGCATCACATAGTACACGATATTTAGCCTCGGCAACAATGTTTCATGTTTCTTTCATGTGTGATTAACATGTTCAGCAAACGATGCGTAAAGGCATCCATGTGGTATCGAACTATGGAATGACTTATGATACCAAGAAGAAAcaacagaaatatttaaaacgtcAATTTATTGATCTCAAAATCAATCGTTCTTCAACTTACACATACACAGGAATGATAAATTTCTTACAACTGACGAACCGGTGGACTGGATTCTCTTACTCTATTTCAGTGACTGTTGTACATTTTGAAATCAAGGATATTGTTAAAAGCAAAACTTAATTAGCTTAATGTATGCACAGTACTAGTGTAGGTCTAGTTAGATTTTTTAGAATCTTTGGATGGAGAACGAGATCTTGACCGCGACATGGATCGTGCCTTGGAGCGCGAGCGAGAGCGGCTGCGGCTGCGGGAGCGGGAGCCCGAGCGCGGAGAGCGGGAGCGCGTGCGGCGGCGGGACCTTGATCGGCTGCAAAATTACACAATATCATGTTAGAACTAGTCTATATTTGGAGTGAATATTGTGCTTAACCTAATTTAGTAGAAATgatcaatattattaaaataaattgaatgaattataataatttaaactaaattAGGTTATACACAAATCCTATAAACTATTGCTGGTAAACAGGATCCCAATTTTTAGATGCAAAATTGAAGAACTGTTTACTAACAATAGTGTCCCACTTCATGTTCTGCTCTTCATAACCCATTATTTGAGAAACTCTATTGGTATGAACCTTCTCATATAACGGGTTGAGGTAGAAGCCTGACTTGTCCTCAATGATGATTCAGTTCTGCTTGTCTTGCAACATCTTCCAGAGCGGCACTTAAGCTATATCTATTCTAAACATACTACCatcctacttaaaaaaaatgactgGCATAACAGCACAGGCTTTCTTTGAACACAAAAATGGGATAGTAATGTGTAACTCACTGAGTGCACGCAGTGATTACATTAGACGTGCGTTGCGACGCGCAGAACGAACTTTACTCTCAATGACGGTCTCGACAAGTGAAGTGTGCACGTAGGCTGTAGCTACGTAGTTCGCAGAGCGAGCGAAGTAATGATGCGACCAACTCAATCGGAGTACACGCCGCGGAGTGAAAGCTACGTAGCGCAGACAATAAGAAGTGCAGACACTGACGAGTTCGTTCTCGGCGCACAGGCCAATGATAACCTATAACATAGTTATCATTGGTATAAGTGAGTCCAGTACAGTGGGATGGAATCTttgattcatttaaaaaattgctTAGTTATAATACAATTTACAAACCAGACCTTATCTTGCATAGATATCTGTCATTTAGTTTGAAACAGTTTGTATACCTTAAAGATTCCATGCCAAAGATAGGTTCCGTAACACACGGATTTATATAAAGATTTCAATTGTCAcctgcggcggcggcggcgtgtaCAATCACGAGCATAATGTCCTCTGTCTCCACAGTCATAACAGCGGTCGTCATAGGGCCGAGGCGGCAGGCGAGACCTAGGTGGCGGCCCACGGCCCCCGTAACCTCGTCCCCCATTGGACATTTCTACACGAGCACGTCGTCCACATATTGTTCTTCCATCTAAGCCGCGTATCTATAAATAGATGAATATTTagagattaataataaaataaataaatataaataacagaCAATTACgtaaaaattaagtacttacaGCGTCTTCGGCATCCCGGGGGTCTTCAAATTCTACAAAAGCGAAGCCGGGTGGGTTTCTAGCAACCCACACATTTCTCAAGGGTCCGTAATATGAAAATGCATCTTCAAGTTCAGGCTTGCTTGCATTGTTGCCTAAATCTCCCACATATACTTTGCAGTCACCGTAACGTGACATTTTCCCCTGAAATAATACCACAAATTAGTGTTTGGAACAAGTGTGGCTTTTGAAGGTCTGCGCGGAATGCGTAGGTGGTTGTTTTACAACTGGATTATTGGAAGTACTAGAAGAAAACACATCATTCTTTTCTAATATATTACTGAACTTAAtctaaacatattttgttatctaaataatatattttaaacatttacccGATAAAAAGCGACACAATCCTACAACACTAATTTATTGCGAACAAAATGGCGACCAGACGCCACCGGAAGGAATTGACTcactttttaattttgacacttGAACTTTTGAGACGTAGAAATTTCAGCCAGTATACAGTATGCCTAGAATTTTCTTTGACTGTAAAACTGAGATAAAGGACACATA includes the following:
- the LOC124629584 gene encoding serine/arginine-rich splicing factor 7-like, translated to MSRYGDCKVYVGDLGNNASKPELEDAFSYYGPLRNVWVARNPPGFAFVEFEDPRDAEDAIRGLDGRTICGRRARVEMSNGGRGYGGRGPPPRSRLPPRPYDDRCYDCGDRGHYARDCTRRRRRSRSRSRRRTRSRSPRSGSRSRSRSRSRSRSKARSMSRSRSRSPSKDSKKSN